In the genome of Tannockella kyphosi, one region contains:
- the ptsP gene encoding phosphoenolpyruvate--protein phosphotransferase, with protein MKKGIAASSGIAIAKVYKLDMPDLTITKTTVSDVTAEIARYSVAVEEVAKDLVTIKEVAMKNLSEEEAAIFDAHALVLSDPELKSQVEGKITGENINADAALKEVSDMFIGMFESMDDEYFKERAADIRDVSTRLIAKLLGKDLPNPSLINEEVVVIADDLTPSDTAQLNKNLVRGFATNIGGRTSHSAILARSMEIPAVVAMNTITESVNNDDMVILDGSEGIVIVNPSKEQIEEYTEKRNAFIAYKEELKKLKDEESVTLDGHHVELVANIGSPKDLEAVIENGGEGVGLYRTEFLYMESAQLPTEEEQFVAYKAVLEGLTGKPVVVRTLDIGGDKELDAIDLPKEMNPFLGVRAIRLCFQEDEIFRTQLRALLRASVYGDLRIMFPMIATLGEFRKAKGILMEEKEKLVAEGIEVSDTFQVGIMIEIPAAAVLADQFAKEVDFFSIGTNDLIQYTFAADRMSTSISYLYQPFNPSILRLVKNVVDAAHAEGKWAGMCGEMAGEAIAAPLLIGLGLDEFSMSATSILSQRKLIRSMNKSEMNELAAKALECGTMEEVVALVEAAVEIK; from the coding sequence ATGAAAAAAGGAATCGCCGCATCAAGCGGTATAGCTATTGCAAAGGTATATAAATTAGATATGCCAGATTTAACTATTACAAAAACTACAGTAAGTGATGTGACTGCAGAAATTGCCCGTTACAGTGTAGCAGTAGAAGAGGTTGCTAAAGATCTTGTGACAATCAAAGAAGTTGCAATGAAAAACTTATCTGAAGAAGAAGCAGCAATTTTCGATGCTCATGCGCTAGTTTTAAGTGATCCTGAACTAAAAAGTCAAGTTGAAGGAAAAATAACTGGTGAAAACATCAATGCTGATGCAGCTTTAAAAGAAGTATCAGATATGTTTATTGGTATGTTTGAATCTATGGATGATGAATATTTCAAAGAAAGAGCAGCAGATATTCGTGATGTATCTACTAGATTAATTGCAAAATTATTAGGTAAAGATTTACCGAATCCTTCATTAATTAATGAAGAAGTAGTTGTTATTGCTGATGATTTAACACCATCAGATACTGCTCAATTAAATAAAAACTTAGTTCGTGGTTTTGCTACTAACATTGGTGGAAGAACTTCCCATTCAGCTATTTTAGCTAGAAGTATGGAAATTCCAGCAGTTGTTGCAATGAACACAATTACAGAATCTGTAAATAACGATGATATGGTTATCTTAGATGGTAGTGAGGGGATCGTTATTGTAAATCCTTCAAAAGAACAAATTGAAGAATATACAGAAAAAAGAAATGCATTTATTGCTTATAAAGAAGAATTGAAAAAATTAAAAGATGAAGAATCTGTAACTCTAGATGGTCATCATGTAGAATTAGTTGCAAATATTGGTTCTCCAAAAGATTTAGAAGCTGTTATTGAAAATGGTGGAGAAGGTGTTGGTTTATATAGAACAGAATTCTTATATATGGAATCAGCTCAATTACCAACTGAAGAAGAACAATTTGTTGCTTATAAAGCTGTATTAGAAGGATTAACTGGTAAACCTGTTGTTGTTCGTACATTAGATATTGGTGGAGATAAAGAGCTAGATGCTATTGATTTACCAAAAGAAATGAATCCATTCTTAGGGGTACGTGCAATTCGTTTATGTTTCCAAGAAGATGAAATCTTTAGAACACAACTTAGAGCATTACTTAGAGCTTCTGTTTATGGAGATTTAAGAATTATGTTCCCTATGATTGCTACATTAGGTGAATTTAGAAAAGCTAAAGGAATCTTAATGGAAGAAAAAGAAAAATTAGTTGCTGAAGGTATTGAAGTTTCAGATACTTTCCAAGTAGGTATTATGATTGAAATTCCTGCTGCTGCTGTTTTAGCAGATCAATTTGCTAAAGAAGTTGATTTCTTCTCTATTGGAACAAATGACTTAATTCAATATACATTTGCTGCTGACAGAATGTCAACATCAATTTCTTATTTATATCAACCATTCAACCCATCAATTTTACGTTTAGTTAAAAATGTAGTTGATGCAGCACACGCTGAAGGTAAATGGGCTGGTATGTGTGGAGAAATGGCTGGTGAAGCTATTGCTGCTCCATTATTAATTGGTTTAGGACTAGATGAATTCTCAATGTCTGCTACTTCTATTTTATCTCAAAGAAAATTAATTAGAAGTATGAATAAATCAGAAATGAATGAATTAGCTGCTAAAGCATTAGAATGTGGTACTATGGAAGAAGTAGTAGCATTAGTTGAAGCAGCAGTTGAAATAAAATAA